In Pseudoalteromonas sp. '520P1 No. 423', the sequence GCAGTTAAATGATGAGGCTAATGAAATAAATGCCATTGTAAGTGTGATCCAAACAGTTTCTGAACAAATTAACTTATTAGCACTCAATGCAGCAATAGAGGCTGCAAGAGCTGGAGAGGCTGGTCGTGGATTTGCTGTTGTGGCAGATGAAGTAAGAAACTTAGCTGTTAAAACAAAACAATCAACATTAGAGATCCAAAAGCAAATTGAGTCACTGGTTCTAGGCGCTAATAATGCCAGCAAAAATATGAGCCAACTACAAAGCAATGGTGATAAAGCAATTCAAAGTGTACTTGAAAACTCAAAAGCATTTGCAGTACTAAAAACTCAATTAGACACAATTAATAATATGGCAAGTAAAATAGCTGATTCAGCCCAAGAACAAACTGTCGTTTCTGAAGAAATTAATCAAAGGTTACATGGGATCACTGATGATTCTGTGGTTCTGGCAGGACATGCTAAAAACTCTTTAGATGCAACTCATGTTCTAACATCTGATGGTGCTTCATTAGAGGGTCATATCAGTAAATTTAAACTCGTCTAAAACACACATTTTGGTTATATAAGAGGAAATATTATGACAAGAGCAAACTCAATACTGCGTAGACACCGTGCTTCAGATAAAGTCTATGTTCCTAAAAATGCCAGAGACAATCACTATATCATTGCTGAAATGCCTTTGACTGACAAACTTATCGATTTAATGGGGGTTGTAGTCGACAATACTCAAGAAAAACCCTACCAACATTTTTATCAAAAACTGGCTAAATTGGCATTTGATGTTGTAGAAGACTGCAATATTGAACATGCTAACTTTATAGCTAACAATAGATTAGTGCGTGTACGTAACAGTGATGAACAACAAGTGATACATACACAAAAGCAATCCTATTTCTTTTATAGTCCAGGGCATAATAGTACGTTTAAAGGTTACTTTGATGGGTCTGTACGCTCTAACAAGGTTAAGTTTTTATTTTTGGCTACAGGTGATAACTTGCGTGAAGGTGCAGCTAAATTTCATCAAAAAGTATTTGATGCTGTCAATAAAATATCTCAATGTATTGGTCTTGAAAAAGGCGAACTAAAAATGCGCGATCATCAACATTTAACTTATGATATTTTTGCTCGAGATAAAGGTTATAAAGAAACGATGACACATAGTTTTCGTGAAATATCTGCACGATACTTACAGCAAGACTATCTTGTTTCAGGAGAGCATACAGCCATAACTTACGCTGTGGTGAGTGTACCAATGACACGAAGGTTACTTAAAGGGACTGATATTGATTATAATAGCGAGCAACCATTTGATGAGCTTTATAGAGAGATAGCCCATGCATTTAGTAAATCTGCACAAAAATACAAACTTAATCATAGTGCTATGATAGCTGATGGCATGTCCCCAATAGTACGTTATGACGAAAAAGAAAATACTATAATTAATGGCGATATTATTTCACTTGGATATAACCCTCATAATGAACTAGGTGAAATAACCTGTAATTGGCAAGGGGAT encodes:
- a CDS encoding DUF3083 family protein, with the translated sequence MTRANSILRRHRASDKVYVPKNARDNHYIIAEMPLTDKLIDLMGVVVDNTQEKPYQHFYQKLAKLAFDVVEDCNIEHANFIANNRLVRVRNSDEQQVIHTQKQSYFFYSPGHNSTFKGYFDGSVRSNKVKFLFLATGDNLREGAAKFHQKVFDAVNKISQCIGLEKGELKMRDHQHLTYDIFARDKGYKETMTHSFREISARYLQQDYLVSGEHTAITYAVVSVPMTRRLLKGTDIDYNSEQPFDELYREIAHAFSKSAQKYKLNHSAMIADGMSPIVRYDEKENTIINGDIISLGYNPHNELGEITCNWQGDKLVDTIRLVFCATDFDETHQTYGKFVNQVMLSMADVALSLNWKKQQDYMLMRLNQQLVRKV